In one window of Pseudobdellovibrionaceae bacterium DNA:
- a CDS encoding biopolymer transporter ExbD, whose product MRRAVETMKRNNRKSTFILQLTAMVDMFTIMIVFLLKSYSTSAVHVTAHEGLKLPHSSSYTDPVEAVRLVVATDGIYVDDKKIVPMNEGHLEVNSTEANDPDFIKGLFQALDEQAKKAQAIAEQNTEFQFDGKIVMLADQGLDYGLLKKVMYTSSLAGYADMKLATMANQ is encoded by the coding sequence ATGAGACGCGCTGTTGAAACAATGAAGCGAAACAATCGCAAATCCACATTCATTCTTCAGCTCACAGCTATGGTGGACATGTTCACTATTATGATTGTGTTTTTGTTAAAAAGCTACTCGACAAGTGCCGTTCATGTCACCGCTCATGAAGGACTAAAACTTCCTCATTCATCGAGCTATACGGACCCGGTTGAAGCCGTCCGCCTAGTGGTAGCGACAGATGGCATCTATGTGGATGATAAAAAGATTGTCCCCATGAACGAAGGGCATCTTGAGGTGAACTCGACAGAGGCGAACGATCCCGATTTTATTAAAGGACTGTTTCAGGCATTGGATGAACAAGCAAAAAAGGCACAAGCCATTGCTGAGCAAAACACTGAGTTTCAGTTTGACGGAAAAATTGTGATGTTGGCCGATCAGGGCCTAGATTACGGATTATTGAAGAAAGTGATGTATACGTCGTCGCTCGCTGGTTATGCAGATATGAAGCTTGCGACGATGGCTAATCAATAA
- a CDS encoding biopolymer transporter ExbD: MKNSRLANLNSDSEATFELDLSPMLSLMVTLIPMLLLSVAFVQITIIETALPQAVQEAIEQDRNKKEREILVKLEMDQAQGFSLTVSEDGRVVNRTQLPKTAGEWDLTGLQGALVVVKQKYPKTFRLDLFPKEGISYEQIVKVIDEARTIKDKAKQVQIQDGATGQMVATDVMFPDVVFANVVEG, encoded by the coding sequence ATGAAGAATTCACGTTTAGCAAACTTAAACAGTGATTCGGAAGCCACCTTTGAGCTGGATTTATCTCCCATGTTATCGCTCATGGTGACTCTGATTCCTATGTTATTGCTGTCCGTGGCGTTTGTGCAGATCACAATCATTGAAACGGCATTGCCTCAGGCTGTGCAAGAAGCTATCGAGCAAGATCGCAACAAAAAAGAACGTGAAATATTAGTAAAGCTTGAAATGGACCAGGCTCAGGGCTTTTCACTCACGGTTTCCGAAGATGGCCGAGTGGTTAATCGCACTCAATTGCCAAAAACGGCCGGAGAGTGGGATTTAACGGGTCTGCAGGGAGCCCTGGTGGTAGTGAAACAAAAATACCCTAAGACTTTTCGACTGGATTTATTTCCAAAAGAGGGCATTTCTTATGAGCAAATCGTTAAAGTTATAGATGAAGCAAGAACTATAAAAGATAAAGCTAAGCAAGTTCAAATTCAAGATGGAGCCACAGGACAAATGGTAGCCACAGATGTGATGTTTCCTGACGTGGTGTTTGCCAACGTGGTGGAGGGATAA
- a CDS encoding MotA/TolQ/ExbB proton channel family protein: MTNIGSIIVDGGIPAYLIVLMGVVSLALIVERVKVLYFDYSIKTQEFMKQLTSLVMNDQIDEAITFCSANDKSPLAHTIKGVLERADRDDEGINTGLDIALSEIIPNLGKRLGYLSMIANVSTLLGLLGTIIGLIMAFAAVGDADPAQKQLVLAQGISMAMYTTALGLSVAIPTMVVYSFLHSRQNHLLEEVSEHASKVVDLLTTRHYQPFAQAVAFPKNLGESEIAGRSKNEPPAPNAKAN; this comes from the coding sequence ATGACAAATATCGGTTCTATTATAGTGGATGGCGGTATTCCAGCCTATCTGATTGTTCTGATGGGCGTGGTATCACTGGCTCTAATCGTCGAACGGGTGAAAGTATTGTACTTTGACTATTCGATTAAAACACAAGAGTTTATGAAGCAACTTACTAGTTTGGTAATGAACGACCAAATTGATGAGGCCATTACCTTTTGTTCTGCTAACGACAAATCGCCATTGGCTCACACAATAAAGGGTGTATTAGAGCGAGCGGATCGCGATGATGAAGGTATTAACACTGGCCTAGACATTGCTCTATCAGAAATTATACCTAATCTTGGTAAGCGACTGGGTTACCTTTCTATGATTGCAAACGTATCCACTCTGCTGGGTTTATTGGGTACGATTATTGGTCTAATCATGGCCTTTGCCGCTGTCGGTGATGCTGACCCTGCCCAAAAGCAATTGGTGTTGGCTCAAGGTATTTCAATGGCGATGTACACCACAGCCCTTGGTTTATCAGTAGCTATTCCTACGATGGTTGTTTATTCGTTCTTGCACTCACGGCAAAATCACTTGCTCGAAGAGGTTTCAGAACATGCATCTAAAGTAGTTGATTTACTGACAACAAGACACTACCAGCCATTTGCTCAAGCCGTAGCGTTTCCTAAAAACCTTGGCGAGTCTGAAATAGCTGGTCGATCAAAAAACGAACCACCGGCACCTAACGCAAAGGCGAACTAA
- a CDS encoding DUF4339 domain-containing protein — protein MAKFYISHNGEQQGPYSIDEIVQKVGSSELSPMDYLFDEQANDWVAFLEHAVISKKLSEFRPKAPPKPKAQPEVSAVSEDVPQELKQKVAEAGQPEYMLYDWYVLKGENRFGPFSYPDVVRMLQEKVVYEFDFAWHSGLETWVRIAEIEAFKTANIQKLQNTLMPEIKEVFFRRRHRRAKFGGSIIVHDNKNVWKGHAVEISAGGAGVIMDNSMLVPGQSLFLHFKPGDGVPPFNAVCEVVSKKFVGGVKDKNAPLMYGLKFKNISSNTQKFLQDYAKTQEAA, from the coding sequence ATGGCGAAGTTCTATATATCACACAATGGCGAGCAACAGGGTCCGTACTCAATAGATGAAATTGTGCAAAAAGTAGGTTCAAGTGAACTTAGCCCTATGGACTATTTGTTCGATGAGCAGGCTAATGATTGGGTAGCTTTTCTTGAGCATGCAGTGATTTCGAAAAAACTTTCTGAGTTTCGGCCGAAGGCACCGCCGAAGCCCAAGGCTCAGCCTGAGGTGAGTGCCGTATCTGAAGATGTTCCGCAGGAGTTAAAACAAAAAGTGGCCGAGGCCGGCCAGCCCGAATACATGCTTTATGATTGGTACGTTTTAAAGGGAGAGAATCGTTTTGGACCCTTTTCGTATCCCGATGTTGTTCGTATGCTACAAGAAAAAGTGGTGTATGAATTTGATTTTGCCTGGCATTCAGGTTTGGAGACTTGGGTGCGAATTGCTGAAATCGAGGCGTTTAAGACAGCCAATATTCAGAAACTGCAAAATACACTGATGCCTGAAATCAAAGAAGTATTCTTTCGACGGCGCCATCGAAGAGCTAAGTTTGGTGGATCCATTATCGTTCACGATAATAAAAATGTGTGGAAGGGGCATGCCGTAGAAATCAGCGCCGGCGGTGCGGGTGTAATCATGGACAACTCCATGCTTGTTCCGGGTCAGAGCTTATTTTTACATTTTAAGCCTGGCGACGGTGTCCCACCATTTAATGCGGTTTGTGAAGTTGTAAGTAAGAAATTTGTTGGTGGTGTTAAAGATAAAAACGCGCCTCTTATGTATGGTTTGAAGTTTAAAAACATCAGTTCGAATACACAGAAGTTTCTGCAAGATTATGCTAAAACCCAGGAAGCCGCATAG